In a genomic window of Festucalex cinctus isolate MCC-2025b chromosome 11, RoL_Fcin_1.0, whole genome shotgun sequence:
- the umps gene encoding uridine 5'-monophosphate synthase, with product MANICMDAFILKLQDVNAVKFGEYKLKSGLMTPIYIDLRVLVSHPALMNQVSQLMYQRAQDESLQFDSVCGVPYTALPMATIICSTHELPMLIRRKEAKDYGTKRLVEGSFKEGDTCLIIEDTVTSGSSILETVEVLHKEGLKVTDAIVLMDREQGAVDMLASKGIRLHPIISMFKMLDVLKSSGRIDAHTAQSVRKFILDNNTFRRKEENGNDAPAWKKQRVERNSELSYEARAKLPNVHPLASKLLSVMAEKQSNLCVSADVTSSEELLQLADTLGPKICLLKTHVDILKDYTEDFGQKLQAVAEKHNFLIFEDRKFADIGNTVKHQYEGGLYQISSWSHIVNAHVVPGPGVVSGLASVGRALGRGCLIIAQMSSQGSLATGHYTEAAVKMAEEHSDFVIGFICGSKITERPEFLHMTPGVRMQAGGDLLGQQYTTPEEVISNKRSDVIIVGRGILEASDRLDAAEAYRKSGWEAYTLRMGMGDQ from the exons ATGGCCAACATTTGCATGGACGCGTTTATCCTGAAGCTGCAAGATGTGAACGCTGTGAAGTTTGGCGAGTATAAGCTCAAGAGTGGCTTGATGACGCCCATTTACATCGACCTGAGGGTGCTCGTGTCCCATCCTGCTCTCATGAACCAG GTGTCACAGCTTATGTACCAGAGAGCTCAAGATGAGAGTCTCCAGTTTGACTCTGTGTGTGGTGTCCCGTACACGGCCTTGCCCATGGCCACCATTATCTGCTCTACACATGAGCTGCCAATGCTCATAAGGCGCAAAGAGGCCAAGGACTATG GAACTAAGCGCCTGGTGGAGGGCTCATTTAAAGAGGGAGATACGTGTCTCATCATTGAAGACACGGTGACCAGTGGCAGTAGCATCTTAGAAACGGTTGAAGTGCTGCACAAAGAAGGACTCAAG GTGACAGACGCCATCGTGCTGATGGACAGGGAGCAAGGCGCGGTGGACATGCTGGCTTCCAAAGGCATCAGGCTCCATCCCATCATCTCCATGTTCAAAATGCTGGATGTGCTCAAATCCTCCGGGCGCATCGATGCACACACGGCCCAGAGCGTACGCAAGTTCATCCTGGACAACAACACCTTCAG GCGCAAGGAGGAGAACGGAAACGATGCCCCGGCATGGAAGAAGCAACGTGTGGAACGGAACTCAGAGCTGAGCTACGAAGCCAGAGCCAAATTGCCAA ATGTTCACCCTCTGGCCTCCAAGCTGCTGAGCGTCATGGCGGAGAAGCAGTCCAACCTGTGCGTGTCGGCGGATGTCACGAGCAGTGAGGAGTTGCTCCAGCTTGCAGACACGCTGGGTCCCAAAATTTGCTTATTGAAGACCCACGTGGATATCTTGAAG GACTACACTGAAGATTTCGGCCAGAAGTTGCAGGCCGTCGCTGAGAAGCACAACTTCCTCATCTTTGAGGATCGCAAGTTCGCTGACATTGGCAACACGGTCAAGCATCAATATGAAG GTGGTTTGTACCAGATCTCGTCGTGGTCCCACATAGTGAACGCTCACGTGGTGCCCGGTCCCGGCGTTGTGAGCGGCCTGGCGTCTGTCGGACGGGCTCTGGGCCGAGGCTGTCTGATCATCGCGCAGATGAGCTCGCAGGGCTCGCTGGCGACTGGCCACTACACCGAGGCTGCG gtgaaaatggctgaggaaCATTCCGACTTTGTCATCGGCTTCATCTGCGGTTCGAAGATCACAGAAAGGCCCGAGTTCCTCCACATGACGCCTGGAGTGCGGATGCAGGCTGGAG GAGACCTTTTGGGCCAGCAGTACACCACCCCGGAGGAGGTCATCTCCAACAAGAGGTCGGATGTCATCATCGTTGGACGCGGCATCCTGGAGGCCTCCGATAGGCTGGACGCCGCAGAGGCTTACAGGAAGTCGGGCTGGGAGGCGTACACGCTGAGGATGGGGATGGGCGACCAATAG